One window of Novosphingobium sp. P6W genomic DNA carries:
- a CDS encoding class I adenylate-forming enzyme family protein: MPNQVTNHAPDTAAAVTSLPDLAKHALARDPARKAIEFEGIWHDWGAVRRLADSVTALIDVAGVAPDAAVGLVARSRPEMVAALIGLVAAGRTITMIYAFQSPTVIARDIGTLKPGAVIVVAQDVSDALTSTLAKNGIAGIVLDAMTALALPGHETSRIADAAVHDMPQIEVLTSGTTGPPKRFPLSFEMMERHYMSNVMMAARRDGDEAGPPFLLFYPLGNISGIYSTLPTMLRGQPVILLDRFTLKAWHDFVLRYRPAAGGIPPSAFRMLLDSDIPREDLSSLKAMSSGAAPLDPTVQRAFETRYGIPVLMSYGATEFGGPVAAMTLDLVSEFDGMKIGSVGRPLPGARLQVVDPATGSPLPAGSEGLLEVSTPRIEQEWIRTSDIAMIDSDGFLFIRGRADGAIMRGGFKILPETIERALLEHPAIGAAAVVGIADTRLGQVPAVAVQCKAGASALTLAEMEAHLREHVPATHIPVHWRIVDDLPKNPSMKIDRPAVARMFSDT, from the coding sequence GTGCCGAACCAAGTCACAAATCACGCTCCCGATACGGCAGCGGCGGTCACGTCGCTGCCGGACCTGGCAAAGCACGCTCTGGCGCGTGATCCCGCCAGAAAGGCGATCGAGTTTGAGGGAATCTGGCATGACTGGGGCGCGGTGCGCCGGCTTGCGGACAGCGTTACGGCCTTGATCGACGTAGCGGGTGTCGCGCCTGATGCGGCGGTCGGCCTGGTGGCGCGCAGCCGTCCCGAGATGGTGGCGGCGCTCATCGGCCTGGTCGCGGCTGGCCGCACGATCACGATGATCTACGCTTTCCAGTCCCCTACCGTCATCGCGCGCGATATTGGCACGCTGAAGCCCGGTGCGGTCATCGTGGTCGCGCAGGACGTCTCGGATGCGCTGACTTCCACACTGGCTAAGAATGGCATAGCCGGGATCGTGCTGGATGCGATGACAGCCCTTGCGCTTCCCGGCCATGAGACATCACGCATCGCTGATGCGGCAGTGCATGACATGCCGCAGATCGAAGTGCTGACCAGCGGCACCACCGGGCCGCCCAAGCGCTTTCCTCTCTCGTTCGAGATGATGGAGCGCCATTACATGAGCAATGTCATGATGGCCGCGCGCCGGGATGGCGACGAAGCTGGGCCGCCGTTTCTCCTGTTCTATCCCTTGGGCAATATCTCCGGTATCTACTCGACGCTTCCGACAATGTTGCGGGGGCAGCCCGTGATCCTGCTCGACCGTTTCACATTGAAGGCGTGGCATGATTTCGTGCTGCGATACCGTCCGGCAGCTGGCGGCATTCCTCCATCGGCTTTTCGCATGCTTCTGGACTCGGATATTCCGCGCGAGGATCTTTCGTCGCTCAAGGCCATGTCGAGCGGTGCCGCACCGCTCGACCCTACCGTGCAGCGCGCCTTCGAAACGCGTTACGGCATCCCCGTTCTCATGTCCTACGGAGCGACCGAATTCGGCGGGCCGGTTGCGGCGATGACACTGGATCTGGTCAGTGAGTTCGACGGGATGAAGATCGGATCGGTCGGTCGGCCGCTGCCGGGTGCACGCCTGCAGGTCGTCGATCCGGCCACGGGCTCGCCTCTGCCCGCTGGTAGCGAAGGGCTGCTGGAGGTGTCCACGCCCCGTATCGAACAGGAATGGATCAGGACATCGGACATCGCGATGATCGATTCCGACGGGTTCTTGTTCATTCGAGGGCGGGCCGATGGAGCGATCATGCGCGGCGGCTTCAAGATTTTGCCTGAAACGATCGAGCGGGCACTGCTCGAACATCCCGCGATCGGCGCCGCCGCCGTGGTGGGCATCGCCGATACGCGGCTGGGCCAGGTGCCTGCCGTTGCAGTCCAGTGCAAAGCAGGGGCCTCGGCCCTGACCCTTGCCGAGATGGAAGCGCATTTGCGCGAACACGTACCTGCCACCCACATCCCGGTGCACTGGCGCATAGTGGACGATCTTCCGAAAAACCCCTCGATGAAGATCGACAGGCCCGCCGTGGCCAGGATGTTTTCCGACACCTGA
- a CDS encoding MFS transporter, with the protein MAASFAPGWRQVAVGFMLLAATGMIASTYSIIAVPLAREFMPSRTVLMLAMTVLSGTSAVLAPLLGNLMDRLPLRRLMLAGGVSLALGYTAISLATSFTQVLVIFGVLVAPANVLIGPVAITVLLSRWFALKRGRAVGIAIAGISAGGFFFPMIIQALLDAHQWREALQLLALVLLAWTIPVTMLVIDHPSDRGLNPDGAAKPLLMAQDELAKAPISAREVLSDPTFWILAITVGIVTAGLKGTITNLAPLAIDAGIKARDAASLISIYSACGFIAKLNFAALSDRMGPRTLMYISLSGFATGMACLTQAARGYWMIAFGIALAGLFGGLMIPAESYLAPRVFGQRAIGRAMGLLSGTILLAMLATPPIFGLIFDVFGSYNGVFWTFAGLPILATVWVRFIRLHPRGESAPAKNREPRQSLQ; encoded by the coding sequence ATGGCGGCATCCTTCGCGCCGGGATGGAGGCAGGTGGCCGTCGGCTTCATGCTTCTGGCGGCCACCGGCATGATAGCCTCGACTTATTCCATCATCGCCGTGCCGCTTGCCCGCGAATTCATGCCCAGTCGTACCGTGCTGATGCTGGCGATGACCGTGCTGTCGGGCACGAGCGCGGTACTGGCACCGCTGCTGGGCAACCTCATGGATCGTTTGCCGCTGCGCCGCCTGATGCTCGCAGGCGGGGTGAGCCTGGCACTGGGCTATACGGCGATCTCGCTGGCAACCTCCTTCACGCAGGTGCTCGTCATTTTCGGGGTGCTGGTCGCGCCGGCCAACGTGCTGATCGGTCCCGTGGCGATCACGGTGCTGCTGTCTCGCTGGTTCGCGCTCAAACGAGGCCGGGCAGTCGGTATCGCCATCGCCGGGATCTCGGCGGGCGGGTTCTTTTTCCCGATGATCATCCAGGCCCTGCTCGATGCACACCAGTGGCGCGAGGCGCTGCAACTGCTTGCCCTCGTGCTGCTGGCATGGACCATCCCGGTGACGATGCTGGTGATCGACCACCCCTCCGATCGCGGGCTCAATCCAGACGGAGCGGCCAAGCCGCTCCTGATGGCTCAGGACGAACTTGCCAAGGCGCCGATATCCGCGCGCGAAGTGCTGAGCGACCCTACGTTCTGGATACTCGCGATCACTGTCGGCATCGTCACGGCGGGGCTCAAGGGGACGATCACCAACCTCGCGCCGCTCGCCATCGACGCAGGGATAAAGGCGCGGGATGCGGCTTCGCTGATCTCGATCTATTCTGCCTGCGGCTTCATCGCCAAGCTCAACTTCGCGGCTCTTTCCGACCGGATGGGGCCGCGTACGCTCATGTATATTTCGTTGAGTGGCTTCGCGACCGGAATGGCCTGTCTGACGCAGGCGGCGCGCGGGTATTGGATGATCGCTTTCGGGATCGCGCTGGCCGGGTTGTTCGGGGGCCTCATGATCCCGGCTGAAAGCTATCTCGCGCCGAGGGTCTTCGGGCAGCGGGCGATAGGACGGGCGATGGGTCTGCTGTCAGGCACGATCCTGCTGGCGATGCTGGCGACACCGCCGATTTTCGGGCTGATCTTCGATGTGTTCGGCAGCTATAACGGGGTATTCTGGACGTTCGCGGGGCTGCCGATTCTGGCGACGGTCTGGGTGCGCTTCATCCGCCTTCATCCACGCGGAGAGTCGGCTCCGGCTAAGAACCGGGAACCGCGCCAGTCTCTACAGTAG
- a CDS encoding SMP-30/gluconolactonase/LRE family protein, translating to MAPGGSVGLIARDRVDTLGEGLFWSAREGRLYWTDILGHRINRLSPATGQVESWETPDVVGWIIERAEGGFLAGIGRSIAQVAFDPFTIDILAQIPGQTEATRVNDAAADPQGRLWLGTMPFSCDVPTGAFWRFDGTVTRADAAPYTIPNGPAIDPDGRFLLHTDSAMGVIFRYPLEDGMLGARTPFVVLEDDWGSPDGMTFDAEGCLWVACWGASCVTRFSPEGVPLRRIALPASQISNCVFGGANLDRMYVTSAANGVEEEHGGALFEIDPGCRGVPAFLSGN from the coding sequence ATGGCCCCCGGGGGAAGCGTCGGGTTGATCGCCCGCGACCGCGTCGATACGCTGGGCGAGGGCCTGTTCTGGTCGGCGCGCGAGGGCAGGCTGTACTGGACCGACATTCTCGGACACCGCATCAACCGGCTGTCCCCCGCCACCGGGCAGGTCGAGAGCTGGGAGACGCCGGACGTCGTGGGCTGGATCATCGAGCGCGCCGAGGGGGGCTTCCTTGCAGGCATCGGCCGATCGATCGCACAAGTGGCGTTCGATCCCTTCACTATCGATATCCTGGCGCAAATCCCCGGCCAGACCGAGGCAACCCGCGTCAACGACGCCGCAGCCGACCCTCAGGGCCGTCTCTGGCTGGGTACGATGCCGTTCTCGTGTGACGTGCCGACCGGCGCGTTCTGGCGCTTCGACGGCACGGTGACCCGCGCCGACGCGGCGCCCTACACGATCCCCAACGGCCCGGCGATCGACCCCGACGGCCGCTTCCTGCTGCACACCGACAGCGCGATGGGCGTCATCTTCCGCTATCCGTTGGAGGACGGCATGCTGGGCGCACGGACGCCTTTCGTGGTGTTGGAGGACGATTGGGGTTCGCCCGACGGCATGACCTTCGATGCCGAGGGCTGCCTGTGGGTCGCCTGCTGGGGCGCATCGTGCGTCACTCGCTTCTCGCCTGAGGGCGTGCCGCTGCGCCGCATCGCGCTGCCCGCCAGCCAGATCAGCAATTGCGTGTTCGGCGGAGCGAACCTCGACCGGATGTACGTGACCAGCGCCGCCAACGGCGTCGAGGAAGAACACGGCGGCGCGCTGTTCGAAATCGATCCGGGCTGTCGCGGTGTACCGGCCTTTTTGTCCGGCAATTGA
- a CDS encoding IlvD/Edd family dehydratase, whose translation MSSAHDDSSATTQKLRSRAWFDDPSHPDMTALYLERYLNYGLSIEEMQSGRPIIGIAQSGSDLVPCNRHHLVLAERIKAGIRDAGGIPIEFPSHPLQETGKRPTAGLDRNLAYISLVELLYGYPLDGVVLTIGCDKTTPSSLMAAATVNIPAIALSVGPMLNGWYEGKRTGAGTIVWKAREMLAKGELDYQGFLKLVASGSPSTGYCNTMGTATTMNSLAEALGMSLPGSAAIPAPYRDRQECAWETGRAIVEMVKADRKPSDILTRSAFLNAIRVNSAIGGSTNAPIHLNAIARHIGVELTLEDWEHTGADVPLLVNLQPAGEYLGEDYYRAGGVPAVMAELDKAGLIDGTAMTANGKTVAENLVGARIVDTDVIRPFERPLKEAAGLTVLNGNLFEGAVMKLSVISEEFRGRYLSDPENPDAFTGRVVVFDGPEDYHARIDEPELGIDQNTILVIRGAGPVGYPGGAEVVNMRPPVALIRAGIHALPCIGDGRQSGTSGSPSILNASPEAAVGGGLALLRTGDRVRIDLANRSADMLVDDAEIERRREELVEIERRVSPESQTPWQEIQRSLVGQFATGAILEGSEKYQRIAQTRGLPRDSH comes from the coding sequence ATTTCTTCAGCTCATGACGATTCTTCCGCAACGACCCAAAAGCTGCGTTCGCGCGCCTGGTTCGACGATCCCAGCCACCCGGACATGACCGCGCTCTATCTGGAGCGCTATCTGAACTACGGCCTCTCGATCGAGGAGATGCAGTCTGGCCGGCCGATCATCGGCATCGCCCAGTCGGGCAGCGACTTGGTGCCGTGCAACCGCCACCACCTCGTCCTGGCCGAGCGCATCAAGGCCGGCATCCGCGACGCGGGCGGCATTCCGATCGAGTTTCCCAGCCATCCACTGCAGGAAACCGGCAAGCGTCCCACTGCGGGGCTTGACCGCAACCTCGCTTATATCAGTTTGGTCGAGTTGCTTTACGGCTACCCGCTCGACGGCGTGGTTCTCACCATCGGCTGCGACAAGACGACGCCTTCGTCGCTGATGGCCGCCGCGACAGTGAACATCCCGGCGATCGCGCTCTCGGTCGGGCCGATGCTCAACGGTTGGTACGAGGGCAAGCGCACCGGCGCTGGCACCATCGTGTGGAAGGCGCGCGAGATGCTGGCCAAGGGAGAATTGGACTATCAAGGCTTCCTGAAGCTGGTGGCATCAGGATCGCCCTCCACCGGCTATTGCAACACGATGGGCACGGCGACGACGATGAACTCGCTGGCAGAGGCGCTGGGCATGTCCCTGCCCGGCTCGGCCGCGATCCCGGCGCCGTATCGCGACCGTCAGGAATGCGCCTGGGAAACCGGCCGCGCCATCGTCGAGATGGTGAAGGCGGACCGCAAGCCGTCCGACATTCTCACCCGTTCAGCCTTCCTCAACGCGATTCGCGTGAATTCGGCCATCGGCGGCTCCACCAATGCGCCGATCCACCTCAACGCCATCGCCCGCCATATCGGCGTGGAACTGACGCTGGAGGACTGGGAGCACACCGGCGCCGACGTGCCGCTGCTGGTGAACCTGCAGCCTGCGGGCGAGTATCTGGGCGAAGATTACTACCGCGCGGGCGGCGTTCCCGCCGTCATGGCCGAGCTTGACAAGGCGGGCCTGATCGACGGCACCGCGATGACCGCCAACGGCAAGACGGTGGCCGAGAACTTGGTCGGCGCACGTATCGTCGATACCGACGTGATCCGTCCGTTCGAGCGCCCGCTCAAGGAAGCTGCTGGCCTCACCGTGCTCAACGGCAACCTGTTCGAAGGCGCGGTGATGAAGCTCTCGGTCATCTCCGAGGAGTTCCGCGGCCGCTACCTTTCCGACCCCGAGAATCCCGATGCCTTCACAGGTCGCGTCGTCGTGTTCGACGGTCCCGAGGACTACCACGCGCGCATCGACGAACCGGAACTGGGCATCGACCAGAACACCATCCTCGTCATCCGCGGCGCGGGCCCGGTCGGCTATCCGGGCGGTGCGGAAGTCGTCAACATGCGTCCCCCCGTCGCACTGATCCGCGCGGGCATCCACGCCCTGCCCTGCATCGGCGACGGGCGTCAGTCAGGCACCAGCGGCAGCCCCTCGATCCTCAACGCTTCGCCCGAGGCGGCCGTTGGCGGCGGTCTCGCGCTGCTGCGCACAGGCGACCGGGTCCGGATCGACCTTGCCAATCGCAGCGCCGACATGCTGGTCGATGACGCCGAGATCGAGCGCCGCCGCGAGGAACTGGTCGAGATCGAGCGCCGTGTGAGCCCGGAATCGCAGACGCCGTGGCAGGAGATCCAGCGCAGCCTCGTCGGCCAGTTCGCCACCGGCGCGATCCTCGAGGGTTCGGAGAAATACCAGCGCATCGCGCAGACGCGCGGCCTGCCGAGGGACAGCCACTGA
- a CDS encoding glycoside hydrolase family 2 TIM barrel-domain containing protein, with protein sequence MAGKILGGLVAWGALAFASEVAAQEQGPQVQPIQIDSSRPDWENPAVVARGKLPASATQFPFENRDAALAGDLARSSNYLSLDGDWRFSFSPSSENLPVGFEAPGYDVSEWKTIPVPSDWQAHGYDQARYNNITYPFPANRPLIPHDRNPVGSYRRDIAVPAGWDGRDVILHIGAAGSAYQVWVNGVEAGYSEDSKLPSEFDVTKLLRPGNNTVAIQIHRWSDGSYLEDQDFWRVSGIERSVYLKVAPRERMSDFFVHAGLDRAYRDGTLAVDVSANARTKPMKARLTLLDGAREVLKREAAIPAGAARTVSLSAPVPSVRQWSAETPNLYTLLIEMVDAQGQVVQATSQRIGFRTVEIRDGQVMVNGRPIRIRGVNRHEHDPETFHVISEASMRRDIELMKRNNINAVRTSHYPNDPLWYALADEYGLYVMDEANIESHAYMDHANKHPERRAQFQLGFDPAWETAHVSRVSNMVERDKNHPSIIFWSLGNEAGIGSNFEKAAAAVRKRDPSRLISYLGWGTLDWEHQPNAYVDIYAPMYDDVEKMIDWANDTTRRQPMIQCEYLHVQGNSGGNLKEYWDAIYSHDKLQGGFIWDWVDQSMYRYTKDGRRYWGDGGEYGPNPGGDIEFGDGLNQPDRTPNPHLYEVQKVLAPIQFANFDSAAGTVQVINRHDFRDLSGFEFDYVVQEDGVAIAQGRFADPAVAARATGAVQIAMPQFDRKAGAEYVLLVRAHARKDSIPLVPEGYVVSWEQFPMGRAPATTVQRGGKVALVQEKEVVSLRAGTANLTIERVTGLVRSYTAGGRILMTGGAPHFWRAETDNDTLTGTAAQMEPWRQMSDARQVRSLTSERRADGSGVIHVEHALGAGAASFTTDYVMSGDGTVAVNAQLLPLKDDLPAPVRIGLAYSIPAKLDTVEWYGRGPHESYVDRKTSAALGLWRGALAAQNHDYMRPQDTGNKVGVRWMELSGKGGGVRVTGDAPLMMNALAFPYQDLYRRAPGTWKSTDIVPHGDGTLLIDAAQWGVGGDTGWNFVGQPQMKYRTRLERVSFGFRLSPFEGEGTTPDKASPATATTIQ encoded by the coding sequence ATGGCTGGCAAGATCCTTGGAGGTCTCGTGGCCTGGGGCGCGCTGGCCTTCGCTTCCGAAGTTGCTGCGCAGGAACAGGGGCCTCAGGTCCAGCCGATTCAAATAGATTCATCGCGGCCCGACTGGGAGAATCCCGCCGTGGTCGCACGCGGCAAATTGCCTGCAAGCGCGACGCAGTTCCCGTTCGAAAATCGTGATGCGGCACTGGCAGGCGATCTTGCCCGGTCCTCCAATTACCTCTCGCTCGATGGCGACTGGCGTTTTTCCTTCTCGCCTTCGTCGGAGAACCTTCCCGTCGGTTTCGAGGCGCCCGGCTATGACGTGTCCGAGTGGAAGACCATTCCTGTCCCGTCGGACTGGCAGGCGCACGGTTACGATCAGGCCCGCTACAACAACATCACGTATCCTTTCCCGGCAAACCGTCCGCTGATCCCCCACGATCGCAATCCGGTCGGCTCCTATCGCCGCGACATCGCGGTGCCGGCAGGGTGGGACGGGCGAGATGTCATCCTGCACATCGGTGCGGCCGGATCGGCGTATCAGGTATGGGTCAACGGCGTAGAGGCCGGCTATTCGGAAGACAGCAAGCTGCCGTCCGAGTTCGACGTGACGAAGCTCCTGCGTCCGGGCAACAATACGGTTGCCATCCAGATTCATCGCTGGTCGGACGGGTCCTATTTGGAAGACCAGGACTTTTGGCGCGTTTCGGGCATCGAGCGTTCGGTCTACCTCAAGGTCGCGCCGCGTGAGCGCATGAGCGACTTCTTCGTCCACGCTGGTCTCGATCGCGCCTATCGCGACGGTACGCTGGCGGTGGACGTATCGGCCAATGCACGCACCAAGCCGATGAAGGCTCGGCTGACGCTGCTCGACGGCGCTCGCGAAGTGTTGAAGCGCGAAGCCGCCATTCCTGCAGGCGCGGCGCGCACCGTCTCGCTGTCCGCCCCCGTGCCTTCGGTGCGGCAGTGGTCTGCGGAAACACCCAACCTCTACACGCTGCTGATCGAGATGGTGGACGCGCAGGGGCAGGTGGTTCAGGCCACGTCGCAGCGGATCGGTTTCCGCACGGTCGAGATCCGCGATGGACAGGTCATGGTCAACGGCCGTCCGATCCGCATTCGCGGCGTCAACCGCCACGAACATGATCCCGAGACGTTCCACGTCATCTCTGAAGCATCTATGCGGCGCGACATCGAATTGATGAAGCGAAACAACATCAATGCGGTGCGCACCTCACACTATCCAAACGATCCGCTCTGGTATGCGCTGGCGGACGAGTACGGCCTTTACGTCATGGACGAGGCGAACATCGAAAGCCACGCGTACATGGACCACGCGAACAAGCATCCGGAACGCCGGGCGCAATTCCAGCTCGGCTTCGATCCGGCATGGGAAACCGCGCACGTCAGCCGCGTGTCCAACATGGTGGAGCGGGACAAGAACCACCCCTCGATCATCTTCTGGTCTCTCGGCAACGAGGCAGGGATTGGCTCCAACTTCGAGAAAGCGGCGGCTGCCGTGCGCAAGCGAGACCCGTCGCGCCTGATTTCGTACCTTGGCTGGGGCACACTGGACTGGGAGCACCAGCCAAACGCCTACGTCGACATCTATGCGCCGATGTACGACGACGTCGAAAAGATGATCGACTGGGCCAACGATACCACCCGCCGCCAGCCTATGATCCAGTGCGAATATCTTCACGTTCAGGGCAATTCAGGCGGTAACCTCAAGGAATACTGGGACGCGATCTACAGCCATGACAAGCTGCAGGGCGGATTCATCTGGGACTGGGTGGACCAGTCCATGTATCGCTACACGAAGGACGGTCGCCGCTATTGGGGTGACGGCGGCGAATATGGTCCGAATCCGGGCGGCGATATCGAGTTCGGCGATGGCCTGAACCAGCCCGACCGCACGCCCAATCCGCACCTCTACGAAGTTCAGAAGGTGCTCGCGCCGATCCAGTTCGCGAACTTCGATTCTGCGGCAGGTACGGTCCAGGTGATCAACCGGCACGATTTCCGCGATCTTTCCGGCTTCGAGTTCGATTACGTGGTGCAGGAAGACGGGGTTGCCATCGCGCAGGGCCGTTTTGCCGATCCGGCAGTTGCTGCGCGTGCGACCGGCGCGGTGCAGATCGCGATGCCGCAATTCGACCGCAAGGCCGGTGCGGAATACGTGCTGCTCGTGCGCGCCCATGCCCGCAAGGACTCCATTCCGTTGGTGCCCGAGGGATACGTCGTAAGCTGGGAGCAGTTTCCGATGGGCCGCGCGCCTGCGACGACGGTGCAGCGGGGCGGCAAGGTCGCGCTCGTGCAGGAAAAGGAAGTCGTCAGCCTGCGCGCCGGTACCGCCAACCTGACCATCGAGCGCGTGACGGGCCTCGTGCGCAGCTATACCGCTGGCGGCCGTATCCTGATGACCGGCGGCGCACCCCATTTCTGGCGAGCGGAGACCGACAACGACACGCTGACGGGCACTGCCGCGCAGATGGAGCCCTGGCGTCAGATGAGCGATGCGCGGCAGGTCCGTTCGCTGACATCCGAGCGCCGGGCCGACGGAAGCGGCGTCATCCATGTCGAACATGCCCTCGGCGCAGGCGCGGCGAGCTTTACGACCGATTACGTCATGTCCGGAGACGGCACGGTGGCTGTGAACGCGCAGCTCCTGCCGCTCAAGGACGACCTGCCAGCGCCAGTTCGCATCGGTCTGGCCTATTCCATTCCTGCCAAGCTCGACACAGTCGAGTGGTACGGACGCGGCCCCCACGAAAGCTATGTCGACCGCAAGACTAGCGCGGCGCTCGGCTTGTGGCGCGGCGCGCTGGCGGCGCAGAACCACGACTACATGCGTCCGCAGGACACCGGCAACAAAGTAGGCGTGCGGTGGATGGAACTGTCCGGCAAGGGCGGCGGCGTGCGCGTCACGGGCGACGCTCCGCTGATGATGAACGCGCTGGCCTTCCCCTACCAAGACCTCTACCGCCGCGCGCCGGGCACATGGAAAAGCACTGACATTGTTCCCCACGGCGACGGCACGCTGCTGATCGATGCCGCTCAATGGGGAGTGGGCGGCGACACCGGCTGGAACTTCGTCGGTCAACCGCAGATGAAGTACCGCACCCGGCTGGAACGCGTGAGCTTCGGCTTCCGCCTGTCGCCATTCGAGGGAGAGGGGACCACGCCTGACAAGGCCAGCCCCGCAACCGCCACCACCATTCAGTAA